The region tctGGCCTATATTTGCGAGGGAACACTCCCCGAGGATAAGTTTAACGCTCGTCGTCTCCGCTATCAGGCTGTAAAGTATGTGATATATGACGAAGTTCTGTACAAGAGAGGGTTCAATCAACCGCTGCTCAGATGTGTTGAcgaagaagaaggaaattacatctTAAGGGAAGTACATAAGGGaatctgtggcaatcactcgggggtaGCTCGTTGGCGATGAAGGTTTTACGCCAAGGATATTATTGGCCTATGATGAAAGAGGATGCTACGAATTTTGTCAGGGCATGCGATCGCTGCCAGCGCTTTACAAACTACTCGTCTATGCCGGCGACGCTCTTGACGCCTATGGTACGCCCATGGCCGTTCGCCATGTGGGGAATCGATCTTATCAGGGAATTACCTAAAGCAAAAGGAGACGTCAAGTATGCAGTGGTTGCggttgattactttactaaatgggcggaAGCTATGCCATTGGCTACTATCATCGCAAAGAAAATCAGAGATTTTGTTTTCAACTCCATCGTGTGCCggtttggaatcccttacaagcttGTTTCTGATAACGAAAAGCAATTTGATAGCAAGAAGTTGCGACAATTATGTGAGGAGTTGAAAATTAAGAAAGAGTTTGCagcggtctatcatcctcaaagcaatgggCAGACAGAAACtgttaataaaataataaagcataccctcaaaACCAAACTGGAAGAACGTAAAGGaaattggcctgaagaactcccgaagTTGATGTGGTCATACAATACTACACCacgatctactacgggagaaactccattcatgctgacttacggctatgaagctatggtccccgtggaaGTTGGTTCGGGATCGCTTTGTAGAGACCGTTATACAGAGGAAGGTGCCGAGTTTAATCAAAGGCTTTATTTGGATCTCTTGGAGGAGACGAGGGAAAATTCTCAGTTAAGGCTCGCAGCGTATCAGCAACGTGccgcaaggtattataacaagaaggtaaagggacaATCGCTGAAGGTGGGAGATCTGGTACTTAGGAAAGTGATGCCCAATACGAAGAACCCccaacatggagtgtttggagctaattgggaaggaccatacagaATAAAGGCCATCTTGTGGAAagggacttatcaccttgaagataTGGAAGGGAACTGTTTCCGCGAGCGTGGAACACGGAACATTTCCGAAAGTATTACCAGTAAGGCGCGGTTTTGGCCCCTTACGTACCTCTTTTATTATAAATTTAGGGCTATGCCCAGATTATAGGCTAGAATTAAATgaattcctcctagcctaggggggtagtgcatgtactcTTACCTTAGAGCTAGTTGAAGGGTCATTTTTTCGAAATAATTTCtccacagagcatagtagccgtgggactggtgcacttttgacaccagagcgcattataaataatttttttttgaaattttccAAAAGTTATTTGCTTGGTTTGTTTGGTGGTATGACGCGTGGTAGCCATAGGGCGCGCCCTGAGTTATAGTTCTACATATGTGTTAACTAAAGTAGTGGCTGTCAAAGGGAACAAAAAAACTCAAGTAAAAATGGAACTAAGAAGTGTACTATTTCGAAGGACGCGCCCAAGTTATATTGGTTGATCCCCTTTCAGTTGAATGTTTCCTTAATTTTGACAACATAACTAAAAAAGAAAGATAGGTCCTTACTAAGGACGCGTCCTGCCTAAGGGACAGTACTTCTTGAAGATAAAGGTTAGGTGCGTCAAAATACTAGGACGCACCCCATTATACTTTATGTCTTGACTAAATACACAAGTACAGTGTAATGCCATGTTCATATGCTTTCCAGAACAGATAAAGACGCGTTCAGCTATAGAGGACGCGCCCACTACGGACATTTGCTTGACCTGTGATAGTAGAGAACAAAAACAATAAACAAAGGTGACGCGTCCTCAACACAAGACGCGCCCATATAAATGACAGAATAGAATACTTAAGTAAAAAAACTACATGATTAAGGCAGAGAAACTTAATAAAGGTGCAAGCGAATGAAGTTCAAAAATAATCATTACAACTTGCAAGGCTTCAAGGGGCCCGCACCCTAAAGTAGTTCAAAAATAGCTTCATGAATAAACATAGGAGGCGTCCTAAGCAAGCGGCGCGTCCTGTGGCATGTCTTGGTCGTCTGCAGAAGGAGGTTGAGTTTGGAGTGGATTAGGAGTAGGGGACGCGTCCTCTTCCTCTAAGCCCAGAAAAATTCTCTTACTTTTGATAGAATCTGCGGCCCTGACCCTGAAATCCTTGACCCATATCTGGGTGTCTGCATCAAACTTTGAAAAGGTATCCTCTGGGTCATTTGTAATAAACCCAGATCACCACTTTTCAAACCCAGCCTGGAAGCCATGCTGGTAAACTAGCTTTTTCTCCTCTGTCCATCCATGCAGCCTGTCATCGTTCAGAGTGTCAAGCTTCAACTGCATGGTGGAATTCAGCACGATAACACTATCTATCATTTTATCCAAAGAGGAGACATTACCTTCCAACACAACCTTTTCTGCCTCAAGACGCGCCCCCTCACCCTCTAGGCATTTGATCTCAGCATCTTTTTCTTGGGCAAGCAAATTGATATACTTTTCCAAAGATTTTACCTTGTCTTCGGCTTGGATTTTAGCAGTATCAGTGGCAGCAAGACGTGCCCTA is a window of Apium graveolens cultivar Ventura chromosome 11, ASM990537v1, whole genome shotgun sequence DNA encoding:
- the LOC141695818 gene encoding uncharacterized protein LOC141695818; this encodes MFKEVRLECVPREKNSNADALAKMGSQQEAVLLGSIPLEIQEIPSIPKIEIMQVDEAPKETWMTPILAYICEGTLPEDKFNARRLRYQAVKYVIYDEVLYKRGFNQPLLRCVDEEEGNYILREVHKGICGNHSGVARWR